A genomic segment from Ignavibacteriales bacterium encodes:
- a CDS encoding ATP-grasp domain-containing protein — translation MLTILCISSYEKGFDFMREAKAQGCRVILLTSKSLENVEWPRESLDEIFYIPDKNKDWNMQDVIYGVSFLARNEQIDRIVALDDFDVERAASLREHLRVSGMGDTTARHFRDKLAMRMIAKEKGIPVPEFCHILNHKKINEFADTVPFPYMIKPRLLAGSYGLKKVHNKEEMWDRINYLADEQSFFLMERFVPGNIYHVDTIINDKEVIFGLASKYGTPPFEVAHDGRVFTSKTLDSKSVEAIEVLELNKKVLKALGLLRGVSHSEFIKDENGKLYFLETSARVGGANLSSLVEAASGINLWREWAKIEILKGEKSYKLPSVNSDFAAILNSLSKQEWPNLEAYNDSEVVWRLKKEYHAGLIIKSSSKERIEKLLDEYTQRFYNDFFATAKMGERPSD, via the coding sequence ATGCTAACAATTCTCTGTATTTCCAGCTATGAAAAAGGTTTCGATTTTATGCGCGAAGCAAAGGCTCAAGGCTGTCGCGTTATATTACTTACATCCAAAAGTTTGGAGAATGTTGAATGGCCTAGAGAAAGTCTTGATGAGATTTTCTACATCCCTGATAAAAACAAAGACTGGAATATGCAGGATGTAATTTATGGTGTAAGCTTTCTTGCCCGTAATGAACAGATAGATAGAATTGTTGCACTCGATGATTTTGATGTTGAACGTGCTGCATCACTAAGAGAACATTTACGAGTTAGTGGAATGGGTGACACGACTGCACGACACTTTCGAGATAAACTAGCCATGAGAATGATCGCAAAAGAAAAAGGAATCCCAGTTCCGGAATTCTGCCATATTCTAAATCACAAAAAGATAAATGAATTTGCCGATACTGTTCCCTTCCCTTATATGATTAAACCTCGCTTGTTAGCCGGTTCTTATGGATTGAAAAAAGTTCATAACAAAGAAGAAATGTGGGATAGAATCAATTATCTAGCCGATGAGCAATCCTTTTTTTTAATGGAAAGATTTGTTCCCGGAAACATCTACCACGTTGATACAATAATAAATGATAAAGAAGTTATATTCGGATTAGCCAGCAAATACGGCACACCACCCTTTGAAGTTGCACACGATGGACGAGTATTTACAAGTAAAACTTTAGATAGTAAATCCGTTGAAGCAATTGAAGTTTTAGAATTAAATAAAAAAGTTTTAAAAGCATTAGGCTTGTTACGCGGAGTTTCCCACTCTGAGTTTATTAAAGATGAAAATGGAAAGCTTTATTTCTTAGAAACTTCTGCCAGAGTAGGCGGAGCTAATCTTTCTAGCCTTGTGGAAGCCGCATCTGGAATTAACCTGTGGCGTGAATGGGCAAAGATTGAAATTCTAAAAGGTGAAAAGTCATATAAACTTCCAAGTGTCAATAGCGATTTTGCTGCAATTCTTAATTCATTATCAAAGCAAGAATGGCCAAATTTAGAAGCTTATAATGATTCCGAGGTTGTGTGGAGATTAAAGAAAGAATATCACGCGGGTTTGATTATAAAATCATCAAGTAAAGAAAGAATAGAAAAACTTCTGGATGAATACACACAAAGATTTTACAATGATTTTTTTGCAACAGCAAAAATGGGCGAAAGACCAAGTGATTAG
- a CDS encoding acyl-ACP desaturase — translation MHNEMEIKTEVLSHLEEKVKEWMLDHVDKRKLWFSSDFLPADEKMNDDQERNINQLRERVRGVKDEVRVAVALNLLTEEGLPHFHRLIAKYLGDKSFWSIWNNMWTAEEDRHGAAIRDYVRDSRLFRFREVELMQFHYIESGFNPDWDKDPYKVFVYTTLQERATQVSHKNTGKLAGENEPLLNGILSSIAADEAKHYTFYRNVFKEVLKLDPNRAMLSAADIMPAIDMPGISMPNFRDMADVVRRIGIYGPRDYKRIVEEAIKFWEIEFITGLNDVAQKAQEKILSIPKRLEKVAEYIEKRTESKTFSFDFIYNRILVFE, via the coding sequence ATGCACAATGAAATGGAAATTAAAACAGAAGTTTTAAGTCATCTCGAAGAAAAAGTAAAAGAGTGGATGCTCGATCACGTTGATAAAAGAAAATTATGGTTTTCATCTGATTTTCTTCCTGCTGATGAAAAAATGAATGATGATCAGGAGAGAAACATTAATCAACTTCGTGAGAGAGTTCGTGGCGTTAAAGATGAAGTTCGAGTTGCGGTTGCATTAAATCTTTTAACTGAGGAAGGCTTGCCACATTTTCACAGACTGATTGCAAAATATTTAGGCGATAAAAGTTTTTGGTCTATATGGAATAATATGTGGACTGCTGAAGAAGATAGACACGGTGCAGCGATAAGAGATTATGTTAGAGATTCAAGATTATTCAGATTTCGTGAAGTTGAGCTGATGCAGTTTCATTATATCGAGAGTGGTTTCAATCCTGATTGGGATAAAGATCCATACAAAGTTTTTGTTTATACAACATTGCAGGAAAGAGCAACCCAGGTCTCTCACAAAAACACCGGAAAATTAGCTGGAGAAAATGAACCTTTATTAAACGGTATATTAAGCAGCATCGCCGCAGATGAAGCGAAGCATTATACTTTTTACAGAAATGTTTTTAAAGAAGTTCTAAAACTTGATCCAAATCGTGCAATGCTTTCTGCAGCCGATATTATGCCCGCGATTGATATGCCTGGAATTTCAATGCCTAACTTTCGGGATATGGCCGATGTTGTTAGAAGAATTGGAATTTATGGTCCGCGGGATTATAAAAGAATTGTTGAAGAGGCCATAAAGTTTTGGGAAATTGAATTTATAACTGGTTTGAATGATGTTGCACAAAAAGCGCAAGAAAAAATTCTTTCAATTCCTAAACGATTAGAAAAAGTTGCAGAGTATATTGAGAAAAGAACAGAATCAAAAACTTTTAGTTTTGATTTTATCTACAACAGAATTTTAGTTTTTGAATAA
- the hemN gene encoding oxygen-independent coproporphyrinogen III oxidase, with the protein MFEIDLTKFKKYDKPGPRYTSYPTAPQFNDGFTHENYLNEIVKTNYGKDLPDLSLYFHLPYCDTLCYFCGCNMIITRNRDRIKEYIKYIKKEIDLTRTYLLPDRKVAQHHWGGGTPTHLNPDEINELAGYIKQSFNFSNNAEVSCEIDPRELTRPHLEALRTNGFNRISMGVQDFDEKVQKAVNRIQPEDITRQTVTWVRELGYQSINLDLIYGLPFQTVDGFAKTVDKIIDINPDRIAVFNYAHVPWMKKHMALIHPEDIPEAEIKLEILKMTIEKLVNAGYDFIGMDHFAKPDDELSVAMREKKLYRNFQGYSTNAGADLYAMGITSISQLKNVYAQNYKTEKEYYSSLDSEKLPTAKGYQLTEDDHLRREVIMKLMCNFELDYKPIEDEFKIDFKKYFAWGLNNLKEMETDDLLEFSDNGLKVKNMGRMLIRNIAINFDGYIERKEDKAKYSRTV; encoded by the coding sequence ATGTTTGAAATAGATTTAACAAAATTTAAAAAGTATGATAAACCAGGACCACGCTACACAAGCTATCCAACGGCTCCGCAGTTTAATGATGGCTTTACACACGAAAATTATCTAAATGAAATAGTTAAAACTAATTATGGGAAAGATCTGCCTGATCTTTCATTATACTTTCATCTACCTTACTGCGATACGCTTTGTTACTTCTGCGGCTGCAATATGATTATTACTCGAAATCGAGATAGAATTAAGGAGTACATAAAGTATATAAAGAAAGAAATTGATCTAACAAGAACATATCTGTTGCCAGATAGAAAAGTAGCACAGCATCATTGGGGCGGTGGAACACCGACACACTTAAACCCTGATGAAATAAATGAACTTGCTGGATACATCAAACAATCTTTTAACTTTTCGAACAATGCAGAAGTAAGCTGTGAGATTGATCCTCGCGAACTTACGCGCCCGCATCTTGAAGCTTTGCGAACTAACGGGTTTAATAGAATTAGCATGGGCGTACAGGATTTTGATGAAAAAGTTCAGAAAGCTGTCAATAGAATTCAGCCCGAAGATATAACTAGACAAACAGTGACTTGGGTTAGAGAACTTGGTTATCAAAGTATTAATCTTGATTTGATTTATGGTTTGCCTTTTCAAACAGTTGATGGTTTTGCAAAAACAGTTGATAAAATAATTGATATAAATCCGGATAGAATAGCCGTTTTTAATTATGCACACGTTCCGTGGATGAAAAAACATATGGCGCTTATTCATCCTGAGGATATTCCTGAAGCTGAAATAAAACTTGAAATCTTAAAAATGACAATCGAGAAACTTGTAAACGCAGGTTATGATTTTATTGGGATGGACCATTTTGCAAAACCTGATGATGAACTTTCTGTTGCAATGCGCGAGAAAAAACTTTACAGAAATTTTCAGGGTTACAGCACAAACGCGGGTGCGGATCTTTATGCAATGGGTATAACTTCAATTTCACAGCTTAAAAATGTTTATGCGCAGAATTACAAAACTGAAAAAGAATATTATTCATCTTTGGATAGTGAAAAACTTCCAACTGCAAAGGGGTATCAACTAACCGAAGATGATCACTTGCGAAGAGAAGTGATTATGAAGTTGATGTGCAACTTTGAATTAGATTATAAACCGATTGAAGATGAATTTAAAATTGATTTTAAAAAATACTTTGCATGGGGATTAAATAATCTAAAAGAAATGGAAACTGACGATTTACTGGAATTTTCTGATAACGGATTAAAAGTAAAAAACATGGGCAGAATGCTTATCCGCAACATTGCTATAAATTTTGATGGTTACATTGAACGAAAAGAAGATAAAGCAAAATATTCTAGGACAGTTTAA
- a CDS encoding uroporphyrinogen decarboxylase: MSQLKNNLFLRACKRQDVERTPIWIMRQAGRYLPEYRAVRAKSDFLTMCKTPELAAEITIQPIDIIDVDAAILFSDILVIPEAMGMHLEMNEGKGPVFPNPIRTVDDAKKLKEIDPIKELKYVIEAVALTKKNLDNRVPLIGFSGSPWTLLTYMVEGKGSKNFSEVKKLIYNNPELAHSILDKLSKTIADYLSAKIEAGCNAVQIFDTWGGILSQKDFEEFSLRYVEKIISQIKRKDEPVIFFAKGVHFKLNKLASIGADVLGLDWTMDLEEVRKQVGDKVALQGNMDPTVLYADKTNIREETKRVLASYGRGNGHIFNLGHGILPDIDPENVKAFVQYVKEESKAFHS, translated from the coding sequence TTGAGTCAACTTAAAAACAATTTATTTCTTAGAGCATGTAAAAGACAAGATGTTGAACGCACACCAATCTGGATAATGCGCCAGGCTGGAAGATATTTACCTGAATACCGTGCTGTGCGAGCCAAATCAGATTTTTTAACAATGTGTAAAACTCCTGAACTCGCTGCAGAGATTACTATTCAACCGATTGATATAATTGATGTTGATGCAGCAATTCTATTCTCTGATATACTTGTAATTCCTGAAGCAATGGGAATGCATTTAGAAATGAATGAGGGCAAAGGTCCTGTTTTCCCAAATCCAATTAGAACTGTTGATGATGCAAAGAAGTTAAAGGAGATTGATCCGATAAAAGAATTAAAATATGTTATTGAGGCTGTTGCTTTAACAAAAAAGAATTTAGATAATCGCGTTCCTCTTATTGGGTTTAGTGGCTCACCATGGACGTTACTTACTTATATGGTTGAAGGAAAAGGCTCAAAGAACTTTTCGGAGGTTAAAAAACTTATTTATAATAATCCTGAACTTGCTCATTCTATTTTAGATAAACTTTCTAAAACCATTGCAGACTATCTTTCAGCTAAGATAGAAGCAGGCTGTAATGCTGTTCAGATTTTTGATACATGGGGAGGAATTCTTTCACAAAAAGACTTTGAAGAATTTTCACTTCGGTATGTTGAAAAAATAATTTCACAGATCAAGCGAAAAGATGAACCGGTAATATTTTTTGCTAAAGGTGTCCACTTCAAACTTAATAAATTAGCAAGCATCGGTGCGGATGTTCTTGGTCTTGATTGGACAATGGATCTTGAAGAAGTAAGAAAACAGGTTGGCGATAAAGTTGCTTTACAGGGTAATATGGACCCGACAGTTCTCTATGCAGATAAAACAAATATTAGAGAAGAAACAAAACGGGTTCTAGCTTCTTATGGAAGAGGAAACGGACACATCTTTAATCTTGGACACGGAATTCTGCCAGATATTGATCCGGAAAATGTAAAAGCATTTGTGCAATATGTAAAAGAGGAAAGCAAAGCTTTTCATAGTTGA
- a CDS encoding uroporphyrinogen-III synthase: MIIREEKIKRKERKRERMLEVAAELFSKKNYHEVMMDDVARLTDVAKGTVYNYFGSKEELYFTIMSSKLENLNTSLKNKIASEISVIDSLHTYVIHLYMFMMKYQNFFLMYQKEYMNSENEFCDELRAMSDELKSILSDIIYKGKRENQFREIDESFAVKLVLGSVFGAVQRGIENKYTSDKLIEEREKLFDFILHGLYSGFRNNKVRPLKNKTIVLTRTIEQSKESSAIFSALGAEVIVFPTLEIVPPNSWDRFDEVMLSSKKIDYVVFTSAHAVTMFLKRCNELSKKNDFNELKVVAVGNKTKSICEENNIKVDIVPKKFSGEGVVEELSKYDLKDKLVFIPRSAIGREDLPKGLEELGAKIIAVPVYNVSLPSKESVLQNIEQLNSSKPDVFIFTSPSTFENFLIIMKIDNAIHYFKNYDVAAIGPTTKSAIENSKVKVSIMPEEFTIQGLANKMIEFYNKPEKSRSPI; encoded by the coding sequence ATGATTATTAGAGAAGAAAAAATAAAGCGAAAAGAAAGAAAGCGTGAGCGAATGCTTGAGGTTGCTGCTGAACTTTTTTCTAAAAAGAATTATCACGAGGTGATGATGGATGATGTAGCTCGTTTAACCGATGTTGCTAAGGGTACGGTCTATAATTATTTCGGTTCAAAGGAAGAGCTATATTTTACAATTATGAGTTCTAAGCTTGAAAATCTTAACACATCGCTAAAAAATAAGATTGCTTCCGAAATTTCAGTTATCGATTCGCTTCATACTTATGTTATTCATCTTTATATGTTTATGATGAAATATCAGAACTTCTTTTTGATGTATCAGAAAGAATATATGAATTCAGAAAATGAATTCTGTGATGAACTACGAGCCATGAGTGATGAACTTAAATCAATTTTGAGTGATATAATATATAAAGGGAAAAGAGAAAATCAGTTTCGTGAAATTGATGAGAGTTTTGCTGTTAAGTTAGTTTTAGGAAGTGTGTTTGGCGCTGTTCAAAGGGGAATTGAAAATAAATATACGAGCGATAAATTAATTGAGGAACGTGAAAAACTTTTTGATTTTATTTTGCACGGTTTGTATTCAGGATTTAGAAACAACAAAGTTAGACCGCTTAAAAATAAAACTATTGTTCTTACACGAACTATTGAACAATCAAAAGAATCATCAGCAATATTTAGCGCACTTGGAGCTGAGGTAATTGTTTTTCCCACGTTGGAAATAGTGCCTCCAAATAGTTGGGATAGATTTGATGAAGTAATGTTGTCATCAAAAAAAATTGATTATGTAGTTTTCACATCCGCACATGCTGTAACAATGTTTCTAAAACGTTGTAACGAATTGAGTAAAAAAAATGATTTTAATGAATTAAAAGTTGTTGCGGTTGGAAATAAAACAAAATCCATATGCGAAGAAAATAATATCAAAGTTGATATAGTTCCAAAGAAGTTTTCAGGCGAAGGAGTTGTTGAAGAATTATCCAAATATGATTTGAAAGATAAATTGGTCTTTATTCCCCGTTCTGCAATTGGTAGAGAAGATTTACCAAAGGGATTAGAAGAACTTGGAGCAAAAATAATTGCAGTTCCTGTTTATAATGTTTCTCTTCCTTCAAAAGAATCTGTGCTGCAAAACATTGAGCAACTTAACTCAAGCAAACCAGATGTTTTTATTTTTACGAGTCCTTCAACCTTTGAAAACTTTTTAATAATAATGAAAATTGACAATGCCATTCACTATTTTAAAAATTATGATGTTGCTGCTATTGGTCCAACAACAAAATCTGCAATAGAAAACAGTAAAGTTAAAGTTAGCATTATGCCTGAAGAGTTTACAATCCAAGGTTTAGCAAATAAAATGATTGAGTTTTATAATAAACCAGAAAAATCGCGGAGTCCAATTTGA
- the hemC gene encoding hydroxymethylbilane synthase, whose translation MKQKIIIGSRGSELALWQANHVKREIEKKNKNVKVEINIIKTKGDKILDVALSKIGDKSLFTKELEVELLAKRVDLAVHSLKDLQTVIPAGLKLAVVTKRHAVEDVLIARKKGMTINKLPEKAKVATGSLRRRSQLLHLRPDLQIFELRGNVPSRIKKFLESDWDAIILARAGVERLNLEKFISSYIPKTEILPAVGQGALGIEIHKDNKLVEGILQSLHHEDTYNAVLAERSLLRALEGGCQVPIGAIAEVKSSGLYLDAIVGSLDGSVTYRKKARGSKNEPEMLGETLAKDLLKAGAKEILYEVYQTARKK comes from the coding sequence TTGAAACAAAAAATTATAATCGGTTCACGTGGTAGTGAGCTTGCACTTTGGCAGGCGAACCATGTTAAACGTGAAATTGAAAAGAAAAACAAAAATGTAAAAGTTGAAATCAACATTATCAAAACTAAAGGTGATAAAATTCTTGATGTTGCGCTTTCAAAAATTGGAGATAAATCTCTTTTTACAAAAGAACTTGAAGTTGAATTGCTGGCAAAGCGTGTTGATTTAGCTGTGCACAGTTTGAAAGATTTGCAAACGGTAATTCCAGCCGGATTAAAGCTTGCGGTTGTTACAAAGCGCCATGCTGTCGAAGATGTTTTGATTGCAAGAAAAAAAGGCATGACAATAAATAAACTTCCTGAAAAAGCAAAAGTTGCTACAGGTTCTTTGCGTAGAAGATCCCAGTTGCTTCACCTGCGACCAGATTTACAAATTTTTGAATTACGCGGAAATGTTCCTTCACGAATTAAGAAGTTTTTAGAGTCAGATTGGGATGCAATTATTCTTGCTCGAGCTGGGGTGGAAAGATTAAATCTTGAAAAATTTATTTCTTCTTACATTCCAAAGACTGAAATTCTTCCTGCCGTTGGGCAAGGCGCACTGGGGATTGAAATCCATAAAGACAATAAACTTGTGGAGGGAATTCTTCAATCACTGCATCACGAAGACACTTATAATGCTGTGCTTGCCGAACGTTCACTATTACGTGCTTTGGAAGGCGGATGCCAGGTTCCTATTGGTGCCATTGCAGAAGTTAAATCGAGCGGATTGTATTTGGATGCCATTGTTGGCTCTTTGGATGGATCAGTTACTTATCGCAAAAAAGCACGCGGCAGTAAAAATGAACCCGAAATGCTTGGTGAGACTCTAGCAAAAGATTTATTAAAAGCCGGTGCCAAAGAAATTTTATATGAAGTTTATCAAACTGCGAGAAAGAAATGA
- a CDS encoding glutamyl-tRNA reductase: MNLLGISINHRTAPVELREALHLSEDEIRAFIQQTKDSAFAEGIVISTCNRTEIYAIPKSDKTSLKDLENLIKNYKSSFEVKDENFQHFISRESIEHLFRVTCGIESLLIGDNQIFKQVKDSFLISEEMSFAGVLIRRVMDAATRVGKRAINETTISEGAVTVSYAAVQLVEKIFSNLQKKSALIIGTGETGEIAAKHLRDRGIGRLALTNRSFDKAEKLAAELKTAVFPFANFKEHLYKFDIIVSATSAEGLIISKKDIEDAMKKRNYASMVLMDIAIPRDIDPETKKIDYVFYHDIDSLNIIVEQNLGKRKNEIPKVEKIILEELDNFFEWYNSLEAAPTIKTLRDYFEEVRSEEVGKNINKFSEDDKEKLEIITKRIINKILHHPTIELRKISESDLRAEDTAAKISVIRDLFGLNSNKDQKNKG, from the coding sequence ATGAATCTTCTTGGAATATCAATAAATCATCGCACTGCTCCAGTAGAACTTAGAGAGGCACTTCATTTAAGTGAAGATGAAATTCGTGCGTTCATTCAGCAAACTAAAGACAGTGCTTTTGCTGAAGGAATTGTAATCTCAACCTGCAACAGAACTGAGATCTATGCTATCCCAAAGAGTGACAAAACCAGTTTAAAAGATTTAGAGAACCTGATAAAAAATTATAAATCAAGTTTTGAAGTAAAAGATGAAAATTTTCAGCACTTTATTTCACGTGAATCCATCGAGCATCTTTTCCGAGTGACGTGTGGAATTGAATCTTTACTGATTGGTGATAACCAAATTTTTAAACAAGTTAAAGATTCGTTTCTAATTTCTGAAGAAATGAGTTTTGCTGGAGTTTTGATACGCCGAGTTATGGATGCCGCGACTCGAGTTGGTAAACGTGCAATTAATGAAACCACGATCAGTGAAGGTGCTGTAACAGTTAGCTATGCAGCCGTTCAGCTTGTAGAAAAAATATTTTCTAATCTTCAAAAAAAATCAGCACTTATTATTGGAACGGGCGAAACCGGTGAGATAGCCGCTAAACATTTACGTGATAGGGGAATAGGAAGACTTGCATTAACAAATCGTTCTTTTGATAAAGCTGAAAAACTTGCTGCGGAATTGAAAACCGCTGTGTTTCCATTCGCAAACTTCAAAGAACATCTTTACAAGTTTGATATTATCGTAAGTGCCACAAGCGCCGAAGGTCTTATCATTAGTAAAAAAGATATTGAAGATGCAATGAAGAAACGTAACTATGCTTCGATGGTGTTAATGGATATTGCAATTCCACGTGACATTGATCCCGAAACTAAAAAGATAGATTACGTTTTTTATCATGATATTGATTCTTTAAACATTATAGTTGAGCAGAATCTTGGTAAAAGAAAAAATGAAATACCTAAAGTTGAAAAAATCATTCTGGAAGAACTTGATAATTTCTTCGAATGGTATAACTCACTTGAAGCTGCACCAACCATAAAAACATTACGTGATTATTTTGAAGAAGTGCGTTCTGAAGAGGTTGGAAAAAATATCAACAAGTTTTCTGAAGATGATAAAGAAAAATTGGAAATCATTACAAAAAGAATTATCAACAAAATTCTTCATCACCCTACAATTGAATTAAGAAAAATATCTGAATCAGATTTACGCGCTGAAGATACAGCGGCAAAAATTTCTGTAATTAGAGATTTGTTTGGATTAAATTCTAATAAAGACCAAAAGAACAAAGGATAG
- the ccsA gene encoding cytochrome c biogenesis protein CcsA: protein MLPSIHTINLLLPFFYISTFAIYFYDFQQGGKKFENSKRVFLFLTLILHFFYLLLRTIEFNHPPITNVFEIFTVLAFAISFSYFILELVTDIRGTGPFIIIISIVFQIISSLFIEDLAEVREVLRSNLLGIHVISALIGYAGITISAVYGILYLILYNEIKLNKFGLIFNRLPSLEILERLSFIAAIIGFVFLTITIIIGVIWLPKAFPNITFADPKLIGTFAVWMLYGIGLINKFLGKWRGKKLIILSILGFTLAILSTVLTNFLAKSFHSFY from the coding sequence ATGCTTCCATCAATACATACAATTAATTTATTATTGCCATTTTTTTATATCTCAACGTTTGCGATTTACTTTTATGATTTTCAGCAAGGCGGAAAGAAATTTGAAAACTCTAAACGCGTTTTTCTTTTCTTAACACTGATTCTGCATTTCTTTTATCTGCTTCTACGAACAATAGAATTTAATCATCCGCCAATTACAAATGTTTTTGAAATCTTTACCGTACTGGCATTTGCAATTAGTTTTTCTTATTTCATTTTAGAATTAGTTACTGATATCCGTGGAACTGGACCTTTTATAATTATAATATCAATTGTCTTTCAGATCATATCTTCTTTATTTATTGAAGATTTAGCAGAGGTTAGAGAAGTTTTAAGAAGTAACTTACTCGGTATTCATGTTATAAGCGCACTGATTGGTTACGCAGGAATTACAATTTCTGCAGTTTACGGAATTTTATATCTGATTCTTTACAACGAAATAAAGCTTAATAAGTTTGGATTAATTTTTAATCGTTTGCCAAGTTTAGAGATTTTGGAAAGATTAAGTTTTATCGCAGCAATAATTGGTTTTGTATTTCTAACAATTACAATAATAATCGGTGTAATTTGGCTGCCGAAAGCTTTTCCCAACATAACTTTTGCAGATCCAAAACTTATTGGAACCTTTGCTGTTTGGATGCTTTATGGAATTGGGCTAATCAACAAATTCCTAGGTAAATGGCGCGGTAAAAAATTAATTATACTTTCCATTCTTGGATTTACACTCGCAATTTTATCAACGGTGCTTACAAATTTTTTAGCAAAAAGTTTTCACTCATTCTATTAA
- a CDS encoding prohibitin family protein, which yields MLFIIAILAAVVAFFVYQNAKKRFNKPEITFSLLGIFVALAVAVSQMFTIIPAGHSGVIDFFGSVSDKTLGPGVNFVNPLANVVKFDTRKQEIKETMNVPSKEGMSVELEISMIFQLKVDKVNIIYKTAGNYEEYLQKLVTPNFRSVVRGVTTKYEAKALYTAERDKLENEMRDKLASVREISEITVLSTPLRQINLPRGLTASIEEKLKAEQESQRMEFILTREKQEAERKRIEAKGIADFQEIVSKGISEQLLKWKGIEATENLAKSQNSKIIVIGSGKDGLPIILGNDK from the coding sequence ATGCTTTTTATCATAGCCATTCTAGCAGCGGTAGTTGCTTTTTTTGTATACCAAAATGCAAAGAAAAGATTTAATAAACCCGAAATTACTTTTTCATTACTCGGAATTTTCGTTGCCCTAGCCGTTGCTGTTTCACAAATGTTTACAATTATACCTGCCGGTCATTCAGGGGTTATTGATTTTTTTGGTTCTGTAAGTGATAAAACTTTAGGACCAGGAGTTAATTTTGTAAACCCATTGGCAAATGTTGTAAAATTTGATACCCGCAAGCAGGAGATAAAAGAAACAATGAACGTTCCATCAAAAGAAGGAATGAGCGTTGAATTAGAAATTAGTATGATATTTCAGCTAAAGGTTGATAAGGTAAATATTATATATAAAACAGCTGGAAATTATGAAGAATATCTACAAAAACTAGTAACACCAAATTTTAGATCTGTAGTGCGTGGTGTTACAACAAAATATGAGGCAAAGGCGTTGTACACAGCGGAACGTGATAAGTTAGAAAATGAAATGAGAGATAAACTTGCCTCCGTTCGTGAAATTTCTGAAATAACTGTTCTTTCTACTCCACTGCGACAGATAAATTTACCTCGCGGTCTCACAGCTTCAATCGAAGAAAAGCTTAAAGCTGAACAGGAAAGCCAAAGAATGGAGTTTATCTTAACCAGAGAAAAACAGGAGGCAGAGAGAAAACGGATTGAAGCAAAAGGGATTGCAGATTTCCAGGAGATAGTTTCCAAAGGAATTAGCGAACAATTGCTAAAGTGGAAAGGTATTGAAGCAACCGAAAACCTAGCAAAATCGCAAAATTCAAAGATTATTGTAATAGGTTCCGGTAAAGACGGGCTTCCGATAATTCTAGGAAATGACAAATAG